The genomic interval aaggaaagTCACACCCATCACATAAACCATGAGTTCATACATGGAGGTGTCTGCACAGGCCAGCTTTAGCAGTGGAGGGATCTCACAGAGCAAGTGTCTGATCTTCCGGGATTTGCAATAAGAATACTGCATGGTATAGGTGGTATATCCTAGGGCCATCAGAGATGCCAGGATCCATGATGTGGCCACCATGATCCAGCAGATGCTTTGCCTCATGAAGATCATGTAGTTCAGAGGGTGACAAATGGCCACATACCTGTCATAGGCCATGAAGGCCAAAAGGAGGTCCTCTGCACCACCCAGTGTCAGTGCCAGGAACATCTGGAGGGCACAACCCTCAAAGGAGATGGTGTTGTCCCTGACCAGAAAGTCTATAACAGCCTTGGGAGTGACAACTGAGGTGAAGAGGAGATCCATAAGAGACAGTTGCCCAAGCAGGAAGTACATGGGTACATGAAGACGGGCATCCATAGTGATGACCAGGATCAGCAGTCCATTGCTTATCAGAGCCAATGTGTACAGGGCTGTGAATGTGGCACAGAGCAGTTCAGGAGAGCCACTGTCATCCAGAATCCCCACCAAGATGAAATCACTTCCCAAGGTGGAATTCCAGGGCTCCATTATATGTGGTATCTTTAGTTGCCTAgaaacaaatagatttttagtGGAAGCCTTTTTAAGGGAGTTCAAACCACATTAGAATTATTGCAGGTCACTGTGGA from Arvicanthis niloticus isolate mArvNil1 chromosome 1, mArvNil1.pat.X, whole genome shotgun sequence carries:
- the LOC117698758 gene encoding olfactory receptor 2AG1-like isoform X1, translating into MLFQEEFLRQLKIPHIMEPWNSTLGSDFILVGILDDSGSPELLCATFTALYTLALISNGLLILVITMDARLHVPMYFLLGQLSLMDLLFTSVVTPKAVIDFLVRDNTISFEGCALQMFLALTLGGAEDLLLAFMAYDRYVAICHPLNYMIFMRQSICWIMVATSWILASLMALGYTTYTMQYSYCKSRKIRHLLCEIPPLLKLACADTSMYELMVYVMGVTFLIPPLAAILASYVLILFTVLHMPSNEGRKKALFTCSSHLTVVGMFYGAATFMYVLPSSFHSPRQDNIISVFYTIVTPALNPLIYSLRNKEVTGALIRVLGRYILPAYPTL
- the LOC117698758 gene encoding olfactory receptor 2AG1-like isoform X2, coding for MEPWNSTLGSDFILVGILDDSGSPELLCATFTALYTLALISNGLLILVITMDARLHVPMYFLLGQLSLMDLLFTSVVTPKAVIDFLVRDNTISFEGCALQMFLALTLGGAEDLLLAFMAYDRYVAICHPLNYMIFMRQSICWIMVATSWILASLMALGYTTYTMQYSYCKSRKIRHLLCEIPPLLKLACADTSMYELMVYVMGVTFLIPPLAAILASYVLILFTVLHMPSNEGRKKALFTCSSHLTVVGMFYGAATFMYVLPSSFHSPRQDNIISVFYTIVTPALNPLIYSLRNKEVTGALIRVLGRYILPAYPTL